Proteins encoded together in one Planctopirus ephydatiae window:
- a CDS encoding DUF1592 domain-containing protein → MFMIGKYVALLFAFLACASSADAAADEAFFESVASMGFANTGCGAEPFEALLEKHCVHCHGPEKEKGDLRIDKLSRDFKAGVDSHHWAEALEKVNSGEMPPKEEPQPTQDEIAAFVISLDSRLKDGRAARMAARPAVAHYRLSRTEYQNTVYDLLGVRYDPTKPGELNEDTLWHGFERIGSELSLSPSHVDRYYRAAEIVLDRAFPAASVEPLKVRKTAAELYPSGGKDQQAALDQFGIKRPLRRVIYPGSAPAPIALSPGWLGAGIGPIHSGLYKVRIKASGIRPPGGQPAHLRIGAMGEAEMPLGEGGIGIDITAPEDSPEVYESELSLEMPKTLGFSVVASDEVKGLHFRRLFGSTIFTHSSETSLLTSPAFPQLFDGKGNGLYSLVLLDWVEWEGPLVSEAEKSRRTEVLPPDDATPEVVAEHLQRFAERAWRRPVKKGELERYLRFYRTEREAGEKTADAYRVALLGVLTSRHFIYIVEGDKVARERLTDSELASRLSYFLWSSMPDDALFTTAKGGMLKRDGLKEEVDRMLADGKANRFLDDFARQWLQLHRVGMFPPDKKLYPNYEAWLETSMKAEPVEFFRELFAKNLSVDGFIDSDWTMANARLCDFYGLPEPKTGGFQRVSLKPEDHRGGLLTMGAVLGLTSDGTRHRPVHRGVWLSEVVLGKTPPPPPANVPAVEPNPPQNPKATLREKIEAHRSDANCAACHAKIDPLGLAWDNYDAIGQWRTREKVAAGVGEDPLIEPSGLMPDGRAFKDATEFKRLLLEDRDKVARAFIEHLCTYALRRVLTVDDQDDLQLIEEEARKNQYRVKDIVRAVALSDLMRKR, encoded by the coding sequence ATGTTCATGATCGGAAAATATGTAGCCCTCCTGTTTGCTTTCCTGGCGTGCGCTTCGTCAGCCGATGCAGCGGCTGACGAAGCGTTCTTTGAGTCGGTCGCGAGCATGGGCTTTGCGAATACCGGCTGCGGAGCGGAACCGTTTGAAGCCTTACTGGAGAAACACTGCGTCCACTGTCATGGGCCTGAGAAGGAGAAGGGTGATTTACGCATTGACAAGCTTTCTCGCGATTTCAAGGCGGGCGTGGACAGCCATCACTGGGCAGAGGCCCTCGAAAAGGTCAACAGCGGTGAGATGCCTCCGAAGGAGGAGCCGCAGCCGACTCAGGACGAGATCGCTGCGTTCGTGATAAGTCTCGACTCACGGCTCAAAGATGGCCGGGCAGCGCGGATGGCGGCTCGGCCGGCGGTGGCGCACTATCGGCTGAGCCGGACGGAGTATCAAAACACGGTCTATGACCTGCTCGGCGTGCGCTATGATCCGACCAAGCCGGGGGAGCTAAACGAAGACACCCTCTGGCACGGCTTTGAGCGCATCGGGTCGGAGCTGTCGCTTTCGCCGTCGCATGTGGACCGCTATTACCGTGCCGCGGAGATCGTGCTCGACCGTGCCTTCCCCGCTGCAAGCGTGGAGCCTCTCAAAGTCCGCAAGACCGCTGCGGAGTTGTATCCCAGTGGCGGGAAGGACCAGCAGGCGGCGTTAGACCAGTTCGGCATCAAGCGACCGCTGCGTCGCGTCATCTACCCCGGTTCAGCCCCTGCGCCGATCGCGTTATCACCAGGGTGGCTAGGAGCAGGAATCGGTCCGATACACAGTGGGCTCTACAAAGTCCGCATCAAGGCCAGCGGAATTCGCCCGCCCGGCGGTCAGCCGGCGCACCTGCGCATCGGCGCAATGGGAGAAGCTGAAATGCCGCTCGGCGAAGGGGGCATCGGCATTGACATTACAGCACCGGAGGACAGTCCGGAGGTCTATGAGTCGGAGTTGTCACTCGAGATGCCGAAGACGCTGGGCTTCAGCGTGGTGGCCAGCGATGAGGTGAAAGGATTGCACTTCCGCAGGTTGTTCGGCAGCACTATTTTCACGCATAGCAGCGAGACATCACTGCTAACGTCTCCGGCGTTCCCGCAGTTGTTCGATGGCAAAGGGAACGGTCTCTACTCGCTGGTGCTCCTTGATTGGGTCGAATGGGAGGGGCCGCTGGTGTCCGAGGCAGAAAAATCTCGGCGCACGGAAGTTTTGCCGCCTGATGACGCCACGCCCGAGGTGGTCGCGGAGCATTTGCAACGCTTCGCCGAACGCGCCTGGCGGCGGCCGGTGAAGAAGGGGGAGTTGGAGCGGTATTTGCGATTCTACCGCACCGAGCGTGAGGCGGGTGAGAAGACCGCCGATGCCTATCGGGTCGCATTGCTGGGCGTGCTGACCTCGAGGCACTTCATTTACATCGTCGAGGGCGACAAGGTGGCCCGCGAACGGCTCACGGACTCGGAACTCGCCTCGCGGCTCTCCTATTTCCTGTGGAGTTCAATGCCGGACGACGCGCTATTCACCACAGCGAAAGGTGGCATGCTGAAACGCGATGGTCTCAAGGAAGAAGTGGACCGGATGCTCGCGGACGGCAAAGCCAACCGCTTCCTCGATGACTTTGCGCGGCAGTGGCTGCAATTGCACCGCGTGGGCATGTTCCCGCCGGACAAAAAACTCTACCCGAACTACGAGGCGTGGCTGGAGACCAGCATGAAGGCCGAGCCGGTGGAGTTTTTCCGCGAACTGTTCGCAAAGAACCTGTCCGTGGATGGGTTCATCGATTCCGACTGGACAATGGCCAATGCCCGGCTGTGCGACTTCTATGGACTGCCAGAGCCGAAGACGGGCGGTTTCCAGCGTGTTTCTCTCAAGCCCGAGGATCATCGCGGCGGTCTATTGACGATGGGCGCGGTGCTCGGGTTGACCTCGGACGGAACGCGCCACCGCCCAGTGCACCGCGGCGTCTGGCTCAGCGAAGTGGTTCTCGGCAAGACTCCGCCGCCACCGCCGGCGAACGTGCCCGCCGTCGAACCCAACCCGCCGCAGAACCCCAAGGCCACCCTGCGCGAAAAGATTGAGGCGCACCGCAGCGACGCGAACTGCGCCGCCTGCCATGCGAAGATCGACCCGCTGGGACTTGCCTGGGACAACTACGACGCCATCGGCCAATGGCGCACCCGTGAGAAGGTCGCAGCGGGAGTCGGTGAGGACCCCTTGATCGAACCCTCCGGCTTGATGCCTGACGGACGTGCGTTCAAGGATGCTACCGAGTTCAAACGGCTGCTGCTCGAGGACCGCGACAAGGTTGCACGAGCCTTCATCGAGCACCTCTGCACCTACGCCCTCCGTCGCGTGCTCACCGTGGATGACCAGGACGACCTCCAGTTGATTGAAGAAGAAGCGAGGAAGAACCAATACCGAGTCAAGGACATCGTGCGTGCGGTGGCGTTGTCGGATCTGATGAGGAAGCGGTGA
- a CDS encoding DUF1552 domain-containing protein — protein sequence MSHFLSQSWLIDRRHALRALGTCISLPMLECMVPLRAAEIAADSPKRSAFIYLANGVHSLNYQITKSGRDYQFSRSLKPLEKHREVITPISGLHHPGALGHDHGCINVWLTGGKMGPSARNTISVDQKMAEITAPHTRYPSMDVALTGASLAWTADGVRLPALRRCSEIFASMFEEPKGGKAAQRRNLRHKGSVLDANLDEVRQLDKDLGTEDKGRMEQYLTSVREAEIRTRRADAWLDTPLPAISDPDRKRTNRDIAATMAGDYFRTVYDLMVLAFQTDVTRVATFSLGGEGDAFSIPEIGITESRHQLSHHGGDPGYMEKLTNYDTFAIEQFSYFLTRLAETKDLGGKPLLGSTMALFGSGMCYGHSHGNANLPLVLAGGSDLGLKHGSHLDFNKTAAGFNGYSVGADGALTSAHYQLCSRPVNTDAHMSNLLLLMAQRMGVETDQFGDSNKVITL from the coding sequence ATGAGTCACTTTCTCTCGCAATCGTGGTTGATCGACCGCCGACATGCCCTGCGTGCACTGGGGACTTGCATCTCCCTGCCCATGCTCGAATGTATGGTGCCGCTCCGCGCCGCAGAAATCGCCGCTGACTCGCCGAAGCGTAGTGCCTTCATCTACCTCGCCAATGGCGTGCACTCGCTGAACTACCAGATCACCAAGTCGGGCAGGGATTACCAGTTTTCCCGGTCGCTCAAGCCTTTGGAGAAGCACCGCGAAGTCATCACGCCCATCAGCGGGTTGCATCACCCAGGAGCCCTCGGCCACGACCACGGTTGCATCAACGTCTGGCTGACCGGCGGCAAGATGGGCCCCTCGGCCCGCAACACGATCTCCGTGGACCAGAAGATGGCGGAGATTACGGCCCCGCACACCCGTTACCCCTCGATGGATGTCGCCCTCACGGGGGCTTCGCTCGCCTGGACGGCGGATGGCGTGCGGCTGCCTGCGCTGCGTCGTTGCAGTGAGATCTTCGCGTCGATGTTTGAAGAGCCGAAAGGGGGCAAGGCGGCCCAAAGAAGGAACTTGCGTCACAAGGGCAGCGTCCTCGACGCCAACCTCGACGAAGTGCGCCAGCTCGATAAAGACTTGGGAACGGAAGACAAAGGCCGGATGGAGCAATACCTCACTTCGGTGCGCGAGGCCGAGATCCGCACGCGCCGGGCCGATGCGTGGCTCGACACGCCGCTGCCCGCCATCTCCGACCCCGATCGCAAACGCACCAACCGCGACATCGCCGCCACGATGGCGGGCGATTATTTCCGTACCGTCTATGACCTCATGGTGCTCGCCTTCCAGACGGACGTGACTCGCGTGGCCACCTTCAGCCTGGGCGGCGAGGGAGACGCCTTCTCCATTCCCGAAATCGGCATCACCGAGTCGCGCCACCAGCTCAGCCACCACGGCGGCGATCCGGGCTACATGGAAAAGCTCACTAACTACGACACCTTCGCCATCGAGCAGTTCAGCTACTTCCTCACTCGCCTTGCCGAGACCAAGGACCTCGGTGGCAAGCCGCTTCTTGGTTCGACGATGGCCCTCTTCGGCAGCGGCATGTGCTACGGCCACAGCCACGGCAATGCCAACCTCCCGCTGGTGCTCGCCGGCGGCTCCGACCTCGGCCTGAAGCACGGCAGCCATCTCGACTTCAACAAGACGGCCGCAGGATTTAATGGATACTCTGTCGGCGCGGACGGAGCTCTCACCTCCGCGCATTACCAGCTCTGCAGCCGCCCTGTGAACACAGACGCCCACATGAGCAACCTGCTTCTCCTCATGGCCCAGCGCATGGGCGTTGAAACCGACCAGTTTGGCGACAGCAACAAGGTGATCACACTATGA
- a CDS encoding glycosyl hydrolase family 28-related protein: MQFRSAAVFLALCFSVADSGAGEISFPAEAGIRNVKSEFGAKGDGTTDDTVAIQKAFDECQQKHMEIVFFPKGTYLITKPVHFRGWMFMQGESRDGTIIKLKDECPGYGDPKEPNYLLATTNPMEPEKRPGGDNMAFSNHVLDLTLDVGKGNPAAIGVQFISHNGGGLERVTIRSGDRQGLIGLDLRTAWNGPCLFQDVAIEGFDRGIESWHPTYFSTFENIRLEGQNTVGWLNSEHALAVRKLTSVNMVPAIRNTRDFGHLVLLDSKLTGGDVGVAAIENDKGGLFARNVETTGYKAAIRHKGQWVEGATVKEYVSEKAVIQHESPARTLNLPIEETPELPWEPHADWVSVLDYKPKMITFWAGDHNETGYDAAEAIQKAIDNGKSTVYLPHGNYILTAPVVIRGKVRVIQGCGSLLHCNRPAFNDKSSPAVILGDTDAKTVFLDRLSFPHFERQDGDFFLRHDGAADLVVLHSRWMSYRNGPKCGKLFVADMCGSPWLFEYPQKVFARSVNCETHKGFKIDNRAADLWLFGYKAEGTATEIRNGQAARTELLGGLLYPAGGDIEKNPSFINNGGRLSLVHAMFWANRQYIHDTWDGTTKMHRTEDRFMHLYVTNPIAK, from the coding sequence ATGCAGTTTCGCAGCGCGGCAGTGTTCCTTGCACTCTGCTTTTCTGTTGCCGATTCGGGAGCGGGCGAAATTTCGTTTCCAGCCGAAGCCGGAATTCGCAACGTCAAGTCGGAGTTCGGGGCGAAAGGGGACGGCACCACCGATGACACGGTGGCCATTCAGAAGGCGTTCGACGAGTGCCAACAGAAGCACATGGAGATTGTCTTTTTCCCGAAAGGGACTTACCTCATCACCAAGCCGGTCCACTTTCGCGGCTGGATGTTCATGCAGGGGGAATCCCGTGACGGGACGATCATCAAGCTCAAGGATGAGTGCCCTGGATACGGTGACCCGAAAGAGCCGAACTACCTTTTGGCGACCACCAACCCCATGGAGCCGGAGAAGCGGCCCGGCGGCGACAACATGGCCTTCAGCAATCACGTACTCGACCTGACCCTCGATGTGGGGAAGGGGAACCCGGCTGCCATCGGCGTGCAGTTTATCTCGCACAACGGCGGCGGACTCGAGCGAGTGACCATCCGCTCGGGCGACCGACAAGGGTTGATCGGCCTCGACCTGCGAACCGCCTGGAACGGGCCATGCTTGTTTCAAGATGTGGCGATCGAGGGGTTCGACCGGGGCATCGAAAGCTGGCACCCGACGTACTTCAGCACTTTTGAAAACATTCGGCTGGAGGGGCAGAACACGGTCGGCTGGCTCAACTCCGAACACGCCCTGGCGGTCAGGAAACTCACCAGCGTTAACATGGTGCCGGCGATCCGCAACACCAGGGACTTCGGACATCTCGTGCTACTCGACTCTAAGCTCACAGGAGGCGACGTGGGCGTGGCGGCCATCGAGAACGATAAGGGTGGTTTGTTCGCCCGGAACGTCGAAACGACCGGCTACAAGGCGGCCATCCGCCACAAGGGGCAGTGGGTCGAGGGCGCGACTGTGAAGGAATACGTTTCCGAGAAGGCGGTCATTCAGCACGAGTCACCGGCCCGAACGCTGAATCTGCCCATCGAAGAAACCCCGGAGCTTCCCTGGGAACCGCACGCCGACTGGGTCAGCGTGCTGGACTACAAACCGAAGATGATCACCTTCTGGGCCGGCGACCACAACGAAACCGGGTACGACGCGGCCGAGGCGATTCAGAAGGCGATTGACAATGGGAAATCGACGGTCTACTTGCCCCACGGGAATTACATTCTGACGGCGCCAGTCGTTATCCGTGGAAAGGTCCGGGTCATTCAAGGGTGTGGCAGCCTGCTCCACTGCAACCGCCCGGCGTTCAATGACAAGTCATCCCCGGCCGTCATCCTCGGCGACACGGACGCCAAAACCGTATTCCTCGACCGGCTCAGTTTTCCCCACTTCGAGAGGCAGGACGGCGACTTTTTCTTGCGCCACGATGGGGCAGCCGATCTGGTGGTGCTGCACTCCCGGTGGATGTCCTATCGCAACGGCCCCAAGTGCGGGAAACTGTTCGTCGCGGACATGTGCGGCTCGCCATGGCTGTTTGAATACCCACAGAAAGTGTTCGCCCGCAGCGTCAATTGCGAGACCCACAAGGGCTTCAAGATCGATAACCGTGCCGCAGACTTGTGGCTGTTCGGCTACAAGGCGGAAGGGACGGCGACCGAGATCCGCAATGGCCAGGCTGCCCGAACCGAACTGCTCGGCGGTCTGCTCTACCCCGCCGGCGGAGATATCGAGAAGAATCCGAGTTTCATCAACAATGGTGGACGGCTCTCGCTCGTCCACGCCATGTTCTGGGCCAACCGTCAATACATCCACGACACTTGGGACGGTACGACCAAAATGCACCGCACCGAGGACCGTTTCATGCACCTCTATGTGACCAATCCAATTGCCAAGTGA
- a CDS encoding nucleoside hydrolase — protein MLRYISATLVGIVLGCCCTSPCGAAEPPHTVIFDTDAGGDCDDIGALFLLHGAVERGEAKLLATMGCTSSKTIAPCLDAVNGWFGRSDIPVGTLKDDGLLPNSSYTAEVVRRFPHKFPESKDYPDAVVLYRQLLLKQPDHSVIVLAVGPLRNLANLLKSPGDKDSPLDGKALVAKKVRRLDVMGGNYPPFAKAKEAEWNFEMDPVSAALVCSEWPTEILFNGEGGSTNSGRRVTYELPEHNPLTVAYTAYPGVGYAGDRLSWDPVSCLVAVRGAEPWYRVVKGGTNVVNPKTGVNTWNPDTKGKHSYLVLDQKRPKREVETALEDLMVAGKGRPRNLLVNTAYYARAGACRITCRGHVDANSVAMNAFDGEKKGRTSWVDQSPSSWIQCQYADGRKRLVTSYVVECPRKERQPQTIELYGSNDNGETWTRLNVRNDPGFTELATRRTFDIVTPAKWNAYRISLVAADEEEGVEVSTIELNEEVDCPPGVPVQSLALEETEIAIPANGRATLNATLAPLKVVDLLK, from the coding sequence ATGCTGCGATACATTTCTGCGACGCTCGTGGGTATCGTCCTTGGGTGTTGTTGCACATCACCTTGCGGGGCTGCCGAACCGCCGCACACTGTCATTTTCGACACGGATGCTGGGGGGGATTGCGACGACATCGGTGCGTTATTCCTCCTCCACGGTGCGGTCGAGCGGGGCGAGGCCAAACTCCTCGCAACGATGGGATGCACGTCGTCGAAGACGATCGCCCCGTGTTTGGATGCCGTCAATGGCTGGTTCGGTCGCTCAGACATACCTGTGGGGACACTGAAGGACGACGGGCTTCTGCCGAATTCCAGTTACACGGCCGAGGTCGTCCGCCGCTTCCCGCACAAGTTCCCCGAGAGCAAGGACTATCCGGACGCGGTAGTGCTCTACCGGCAACTGTTGCTGAAACAGCCCGATCACAGCGTGATTGTTTTGGCGGTCGGCCCACTCCGCAACCTGGCGAACCTGCTCAAATCCCCTGGCGATAAGGACAGCCCGTTGGACGGGAAAGCCTTGGTCGCAAAAAAGGTGCGGCGACTCGATGTCATGGGTGGCAACTACCCGCCTTTCGCCAAAGCGAAAGAAGCGGAATGGAACTTCGAAATGGACCCCGTGTCGGCGGCACTGGTTTGCTCCGAGTGGCCGACCGAGATTCTGTTCAACGGCGAAGGCGGATCGACAAACTCCGGCCGACGGGTCACCTACGAGTTGCCAGAGCACAACCCGTTGACCGTGGCGTACACCGCTTATCCCGGCGTGGGATACGCGGGTGACCGGTTGAGTTGGGATCCGGTGTCCTGCCTTGTCGCCGTGCGGGGTGCGGAGCCGTGGTATCGAGTCGTGAAAGGCGGGACAAACGTCGTTAATCCTAAAACGGGAGTCAACACATGGAACCCCGATACCAAGGGGAAACACAGCTACTTGGTACTCGATCAAAAGCGACCCAAACGGGAAGTCGAGACGGCGCTGGAAGACCTGATGGTGGCAGGCAAAGGGCGACCAAGGAATCTGCTCGTCAACACCGCCTATTACGCCCGGGCGGGTGCGTGCCGCATCACGTGTCGCGGACATGTTGACGCCAATAGTGTGGCGATGAACGCGTTTGATGGTGAAAAAAAGGGGCGCACGTCGTGGGTCGATCAAAGTCCATCGAGTTGGATTCAGTGTCAATATGCCGATGGCCGGAAGCGACTCGTTACATCCTATGTCGTGGAGTGCCCCAGAAAGGAAAGACAGCCGCAGACCATCGAACTCTACGGTTCCAACGACAACGGCGAGACGTGGACCCGGCTCAACGTGCGGAATGATCCTGGCTTCACGGAGCTGGCCACGCGTCGTACCTTCGACATCGTCACACCGGCCAAGTGGAACGCCTATCGGATCAGTCTCGTTGCGGCAGATGAAGAGGAAGGCGTTGAAGTCTCGACAATTGAACTGAACGAAGAGGTCGATTGCCCACCGGGCGTCCCGGTCCAGTCGTTGGCACTTGAGGAGACCGAAATTGCAATCCCGGCGAACGGCCGTGCCACGCTGAACGCGACGCTCGCCCCACTAAAAGTCGTGGACTTGTTGAAGTAG
- a CDS encoding fructose-bisphosphatase class II family protein, with product MTDDRRYQSDFERQIEFDFLRATEIAALNTLQWLGKGQKEKADEAACDAIRGMFDLMDIRGEVVLGEGIKDEAPGLFKGERVGTWKDGSPRFEIALDPVDGTTNVSKGMPNSLSCIAAAAPTENGEPCLSDIPAFYMKKLAYPLKVRRAWLQDPSLPIHVDAPISDVIDVTARILGKDVRDVVVCVLDRPRNENLIEAVRRKGAALRMIMDGDIAAALAPAMHTSNIDLYAGIGGTPEAILAAAGLRCLGGGMRAKIWPRDDAERQSLIAAGWGDRLDKEYMSRDLARGDNLVFTATGISDSPLLPGVKVRGSTAITHSVIMRARSGTVRFIESHHDLERKTIHLRSTGVEREI from the coding sequence ATGACCGATGACCGTCGCTACCAGAGTGACTTTGAACGACAAATCGAGTTTGACTTTCTCCGCGCGACCGAGATCGCCGCGCTGAATACACTGCAGTGGCTCGGCAAGGGCCAAAAAGAAAAAGCCGACGAGGCCGCCTGCGACGCGATCCGCGGCATGTTCGACTTGATGGACATCCGTGGCGAAGTTGTGCTCGGTGAGGGAATTAAAGACGAAGCCCCTGGTCTGTTCAAAGGCGAAAGGGTCGGTACATGGAAGGACGGCTCGCCCCGTTTCGAGATCGCGCTGGACCCAGTGGACGGAACGACGAATGTGAGCAAGGGTATGCCGAACTCGTTGAGTTGTATCGCCGCAGCGGCCCCGACCGAGAATGGTGAACCTTGTCTATCCGACATTCCCGCTTTCTACATGAAGAAGCTGGCCTACCCGCTGAAAGTGCGACGAGCGTGGCTTCAAGATCCGAGCCTGCCCATCCATGTCGATGCACCGATTAGTGATGTGATCGACGTGACCGCGCGGATTCTGGGTAAAGACGTCCGCGATGTGGTGGTCTGTGTGCTGGACCGTCCGCGGAATGAGAATCTAATCGAGGCGGTGCGCCGCAAAGGCGCGGCGCTACGGATGATTATGGATGGCGATATCGCGGCGGCCTTGGCACCGGCCATGCACACGTCGAATATTGATCTGTACGCTGGCATCGGCGGAACACCGGAAGCAATTCTGGCCGCAGCGGGCCTGCGCTGCCTGGGTGGCGGCATGCGTGCAAAGATCTGGCCGCGCGACGACGCGGAGCGGCAGTCTCTGATCGCCGCGGGCTGGGGCGACCGGCTCGATAAGGAATACATGTCGAGGGATCTGGCTCGTGGTGACAATTTGGTTTTCACCGCCACGGGCATCAGTGACAGCCCGCTACTGCCAGGTGTGAAGGTCCGCGGTTCGACTGCCATCACGCACTCGGTCATCATGCGAGCACGCAGCGGCACGGTGCGGTTCATCGAGTCGCACCACGACCTTGAACGAAAAACCATCCACCTACGTTCAACCGGCGTCGAACGTGAGATCTAA